Proteins encoded within one genomic window of Mesobacillus subterraneus:
- a CDS encoding M15 family metallopeptidase: protein MKNKFFGNASITFLLILVALLLYYQFLSQPKINEDVPLPQQLHPVVQENKDMLVQKAAERGIRVLVTDGFRSFDEQNQLYEKGRSKEGQIVTHAKAGESYHNFGLAIDFALLNKQGKALWDTSYDGNGNGKSDWMEVVGIAKELGFTWGGDWNHFKDYPHLEMRFGLTINDLKRGKRPPGDGLTASQKQASEP, encoded by the coding sequence GTGAAAAATAAATTTTTCGGGAACGCATCCATCACTTTTTTGCTGATTTTGGTTGCGCTCCTTTTATATTATCAATTCCTCAGCCAGCCTAAAATTAATGAAGATGTTCCTTTGCCACAGCAACTGCATCCAGTTGTCCAGGAGAATAAGGATATGCTGGTCCAGAAGGCAGCTGAAAGAGGAATAAGGGTCTTGGTAACGGATGGTTTTAGGAGTTTTGATGAGCAGAATCAGTTATATGAAAAGGGAAGATCTAAAGAAGGCCAAATAGTCACACATGCTAAAGCCGGGGAATCTTACCATAATTTTGGTCTGGCAATCGACTTCGCGTTATTGAATAAACAAGGAAAAGCCCTATGGGACACTTCTTATGATGGAAATGGCAATGGGAAATCAGATTGGATGGAAGTAGTAGGCATTGCCAAGGAGCTAGGATTTACGTGGGGAGGAGACTGGAATCACTTTAAGGATTATCCGCACTTGGAAATGAGGTTTGGCCTGACAATAAATGATTTGAAACGGGGGAAGCGTCCTCCGGGAGAT